A stretch of the Pedobacter sp. MC2016-14 genome encodes the following:
- a CDS encoding undecaprenyl-phosphate glucose phosphotransferase, translating into MQTRYLYLLRYILPITDVLMLNAVYFLSYFVTNSLGKTVTYELLQHYVVVCNLIWLFNGLLFGLYSEYGARKLERIYRGTWRSTLMHFVLFSIYLMFDKNVDFSRTFLVVFYVLLTVFFVINRFLGTALQFILVKKFNATKKIAVMGKNATGVNLGEYFKKQRNVDFYGFLDSDPAYFARTGVPSEVAISQMEAAASDGVQELYVAIAPEKMSKIHALVKEADKQCLRLKFVPDIAGSLAAPYTISYMGGEFPLITLRNEPLENMSARFKKRAFDLVFSSLVIVFILSWLYPIIAIIIKYQSRGPVLFKQLRSGRNDEPFWCLKFRSMRMNNESNKKQATKDDDRVTPIGRFLRKSSLDELPQFFNVFWGSMSVVGPRPHMLSHTEEYKAIISQFMVRHFMKPGITGWAQVNGYRGETKEDNAMENRVKYDIHYLENWTGMLDVKIIFMTVIQVIKGDDKAY; encoded by the coding sequence ATGCAAACACGTTATTTATATCTGTTACGTTATATTTTGCCCATAACTGACGTTTTGATGTTGAACGCGGTATACTTTTTATCCTATTTTGTAACCAATTCTCTGGGTAAAACGGTTACTTATGAATTGCTGCAGCATTATGTGGTGGTTTGTAACCTGATCTGGCTGTTTAACGGTTTGCTTTTTGGTTTGTATTCTGAATATGGGGCTCGTAAACTGGAGCGGATTTACCGCGGTACCTGGCGGAGTACCCTGATGCATTTTGTATTGTTTTCTATCTACCTGATGTTTGATAAAAACGTTGATTTTTCAAGGACCTTTTTGGTGGTGTTTTATGTGCTGTTGACCGTTTTCTTTGTGATCAACCGTTTTCTGGGTACGGCCCTGCAGTTTATACTGGTGAAGAAGTTTAATGCCACTAAAAAGATTGCGGTGATGGGTAAAAATGCCACTGGTGTAAATTTAGGTGAGTATTTCAAAAAGCAAAGAAACGTTGATTTTTATGGTTTTCTGGATAGTGATCCTGCTTATTTTGCCCGAACGGGTGTGCCTTCTGAAGTAGCGATTTCGCAAATGGAGGCTGCAGCCAGCGATGGGGTGCAGGAATTATATGTGGCCATTGCGCCGGAAAAAATGTCTAAAATACATGCGCTGGTAAAGGAAGCGGATAAGCAATGCCTGCGCTTGAAATTTGTGCCTGATATTGCCGGGAGTTTAGCGGCGCCTTATACCATTAGTTATATGGGCGGGGAGTTCCCACTGATCACGCTCAGGAACGAACCCCTGGAAAATATGAGCGCCCGTTTTAAAAAGCGCGCTTTTGACCTGGTGTTTAGCAGTCTGGTCATTGTATTTATCCTGAGCTGGTTGTATCCGATTATCGCCATTATCATTAAATATCAGAGCAGAGGCCCCGTGTTGTTTAAGCAATTGCGGAGCGGAAGGAATGACGAGCCATTCTGGTGCCTCAAGTTCCGGAGTATGCGGATGAACAATGAGAGCAATAAAAAGCAGGCGACTAAAGATGACGACAGGGTTACGCCAATTGGCCGGTTTTTACGGAAGAGCAGTTTGGATGAATTGCCACAGTTTTTTAACGTATTTTGGGGAAGTATGAGCGTGGTAGGGCCAAGGCCTCATATGCTGAGCCATACCGAAGAATATAAAGCCATCATCAGTCAGTTTATGGTGCGCCATTTTATGAAGCCGGGTATTACCGGATGGGCACAGGTGAACGGTTATCGCGGGGAAACCAAGGAAGACAATGCGATGGAAAACCGCGTAAAGTACGACATCCATTATCTGGAAAACTGGACCGGGATGCTGGATGTAAAGATTATTTTTATGACCGTGATCCAGGTCATCAAGGGCGACGACAAGGCCTATTAA
- a CDS encoding ATP-binding protein, with translation MAIQLNYQALLSDSSVPLMKARIKILTFGLLFLILLCSVLLVILFYNPLNPHAIPRLGTLLAALCFALYLLLVKGKWKISGHMLLLSLCLFMWSNLMLYSHGMNMITFQLILITISASFYILGKNWGIWYAIITVVPVFIRLLYANIAPGEVYITNLQAQRPSFLVAFTGNFILLVLMHYEFFKSFYQSQIKERELNIQLQQALSEAQQATKMRANFLSSMSHELRTPLHAVIGMSNLLSTGHPRKDQEEHLAILRFSAENLMALINDTLDFSKLNADKIVLSKSEFNLQQLLQNIYGSFHSKAKQKGVALLLNTEDEQCPLMLNGDQTRLTQILNNLISNAIKFTDAKGKVEISVKTITKDQNSVLLAFKVSDNGIGIPKNKQTIIFEPFLQADNNIAKRYGGTGLGLAIVKRLVQLHDSNLILESEENKGSTFTFDLRYDFVSSQHPTVAAVPIGPTIIDISQLNILIAEDNLINIMLLKRILDQWNCRYTEVHNGLEALEKAKTGEFDVILMDIHMPVMDGFEAAKLIREVEDVRISQIKIIALTASSEVDIQQSFSYTYLDDYLTKPFSPNLLKEKLEAIVK, from the coding sequence ATGGCCATACAACTAAACTATCAGGCACTTTTATCAGACAGCTCCGTACCCTTAATGAAAGCCAGGATTAAAATCCTAACCTTTGGCCTGCTGTTCCTGATCCTGCTCTGCAGCGTATTACTGGTTATTTTATTTTACAATCCACTCAACCCGCATGCTATCCCTCGTTTAGGTACGCTTCTGGCGGCATTGTGTTTTGCGCTTTATCTCTTACTGGTCAAAGGCAAATGGAAAATATCAGGACACATGCTGTTGCTTTCCCTTTGTCTCTTCATGTGGTCTAACCTCATGCTCTATTCACATGGCATGAACATGATCACCTTTCAGCTTATCCTCATCACTATTTCCGCCTCTTTTTACATTTTGGGTAAAAACTGGGGCATCTGGTACGCCATCATCACCGTAGTACCTGTATTTATCCGTCTTTTATACGCAAACATAGCACCCGGCGAAGTGTACATTACCAACCTGCAGGCACAAAGACCAAGCTTCCTGGTGGCTTTTACCGGCAATTTCATCCTGCTGGTATTGATGCATTACGAGTTTTTCAAATCTTTTTACCAAAGCCAGATCAAAGAGCGCGAGCTCAACATCCAGCTTCAGCAAGCCCTCAGCGAGGCGCAGCAAGCCACAAAAATGCGGGCAAATTTCCTTTCCTCCATGTCTCACGAATTGCGCACCCCGCTCCATGCGGTCATAGGAATGAGCAATTTGCTAAGTACCGGGCATCCCCGCAAAGACCAGGAAGAACACCTTGCCATCCTGCGTTTCTCGGCAGAAAATTTAATGGCCCTCATCAATGACACCCTGGATTTCAGCAAGCTGAATGCCGATAAAATTGTACTCAGCAAGTCCGAATTTAATTTGCAGCAGTTACTCCAGAACATTTATGGCTCCTTCCACAGCAAGGCCAAACAAAAGGGCGTAGCACTGCTGCTCAATACAGAAGATGAACAATGCCCACTGATGCTGAACGGCGATCAAACCCGGCTCACGCAAATCTTAAATAACCTCATCTCCAATGCCATCAAATTTACCGACGCAAAAGGGAAGGTCGAAATCTCGGTAAAAACCATCACCAAAGATCAAAACAGCGTTTTACTGGCTTTTAAAGTAAGCGACAATGGTATCGGCATCCCAAAAAATAAGCAGACCATCATTTTCGAACCTTTTTTGCAAGCCGATAACAACATCGCCAAACGCTATGGTGGCACCGGGCTAGGCCTGGCCATTGTAAAACGATTGGTGCAACTGCACGACAGCAACCTGATCCTGGAAAGCGAAGAAAACAAGGGCTCAACATTCACATTTGATCTGCGCTACGATTTTGTCAGCAGCCAGCATCCCACAGTAGCCGCTGTACCAATTGGCCCAACCATCATCGACATCAGTCAGCTCAATATCCTCATCGCAGAAGACAACCTCATCAACATCATGCTGCTCAAAAGGATCCTGGACCAATGGAACTGCAGGTACACCGAGGTGCACAACGGACTGGAAGCACTCGAAAAAGCAAAAACCGGTGAATTTGATGTCATACTCATGGACATCCACATGCCCGTGATGGACGGCTTTGAAGCCGCTAAATTAATCCGGGAAGTCGAAGATGTCAGGATCTCCCAAATCAAAATCATCGCCCTCACCGCTTCCAGCGAAGTAGATATCCAGCAATCCTTCAGCTATACCTACCTGGACGACTACCTGACCAAACCATTTTCTCCCAATCTCCTCAAAGAAAAACTAGAAGCCATCGTAAAATAA
- a CDS encoding UDP-glucose 6-dehydrogenase, with protein sequence MTKITKICCIGAGYVGGPTMAIIALKCPHIQVTVVDLNVARIEAWNDPDTNNIPVYEPGLSEVVAEARGRNLFFSTEVDKAIDEAEMIFISVNTPTKTYGAGKGMGADLKYIELCARQIARVSTSDKIIVEKSTLPVRTAEAVRDILHNTGSGVKFEVLSNPEFLAEGTAVEDLFAPDRVLIGGDSTDTGKEAIAALVDVYANWIPRERILTTNVWSSELSKLVANAYLAQRISSINAISELCEKTEADVNEVARAIGTDSRIGSKFLKASVGFGGSCFQKDILNLVYISRSFGLQEVADYWEQVIIMNDHQKKRFALNIIKNLYNTISGKKIAFLGWAFKKDTNDTRESAAIYVADELLNEQAKIRVYDPKVTAGQVYGDLDYLETRKPEQNQEAVKVFEDPYRACENAHAIAVLTEWDEFKEYDWQRIYDSMLKPAKIFDGRNLLDADKLRAIGFKVQSIGS encoded by the coding sequence ATGACTAAGATTACAAAAATTTGCTGCATTGGTGCAGGTTATGTAGGCGGACCCACCATGGCCATTATCGCTTTAAAATGCCCGCACATACAGGTGACTGTTGTGGATTTAAACGTGGCCAGAATTGAGGCCTGGAATGATCCTGATACCAATAACATTCCTGTTTATGAGCCAGGTTTGAGCGAAGTGGTCGCGGAAGCAAGGGGAAGAAACCTGTTTTTTTCTACTGAAGTGGACAAAGCCATAGATGAGGCGGAAATGATTTTTATTTCTGTAAATACGCCAACTAAAACCTACGGTGCAGGTAAAGGTATGGGCGCTGATTTGAAATACATTGAGCTATGTGCCCGCCAGATTGCAAGGGTATCTACCTCTGATAAAATTATTGTGGAGAAATCTACCCTTCCGGTAAGGACTGCTGAAGCCGTGCGTGATATTTTACACAATACGGGCAGTGGTGTTAAATTTGAAGTGCTTTCTAATCCTGAGTTTTTAGCGGAAGGTACGGCTGTAGAAGATTTATTTGCGCCAGACCGTGTATTGATTGGTGGTGACAGTACGGATACCGGAAAGGAAGCCATTGCTGCTTTGGTAGATGTGTATGCGAACTGGATTCCTAGAGAACGTATTTTGACCACCAATGTATGGTCTTCTGAGTTGAGTAAACTGGTTGCAAATGCTTACCTGGCCCAACGTATTTCTTCTATCAATGCCATTTCTGAACTTTGTGAGAAAACGGAAGCGGATGTAAATGAAGTTGCCCGGGCTATTGGTACGGACAGCAGGATTGGTTCTAAATTCTTAAAAGCTTCTGTTGGTTTTGGGGGTTCTTGTTTTCAAAAGGACATTTTAAACCTGGTCTATATTTCCCGTAGTTTTGGCTTACAGGAGGTTGCGGATTACTGGGAGCAGGTGATCATCATGAACGACCACCAGAAGAAACGTTTTGCGTTAAATATCATTAAAAATTTATACAATACCATTTCTGGTAAAAAGATTGCCTTTTTAGGCTGGGCTTTTAAAAAGGATACCAATGATACGCGTGAGTCTGCCGCGATTTATGTGGCTGATGAACTGCTGAACGAGCAGGCGAAAATCCGTGTGTATGATCCGAAGGTAACTGCTGGTCAGGTGTACGGTGATCTGGATTACCTGGAAACCCGTAAACCGGAGCAAAACCAGGAAGCGGTAAAGGTATTTGAGGATCCTTATCGTGCTTGTGAAAACGCACATGCGATTGCAGTACTGACTGAATGGGACGAATTTAAGGAGTATGACTGGCAGCGCATTTATGACAGCATGTTGAAACCGGCAAAGATTTTTGACGGCCGTAACTTGCTGGATGCGGATAAATTAAGGGCGATTGGCTTTAAGGTGCAGAGTATCGGAAGTTAG
- a CDS encoding RNA polymerase sigma factor encodes MDEVRAKELLQKVAAGDEYAFAQLFDLYRPNIYSTALRLTGEVFIAEEIAQDAFLKVWLNRLTLPDIVNFDGWLYTIAKNLTFNAIKGLQQEKKKRLEMVQESLTAHYPQTDHLVQEKQFNAILEQAIARLPPKQKQTYLLIKKQEMKREEVAAELQVSAETVKWNLEQAMKSIRAFCLVHLDEVPRIFMLYYFTKYF; translated from the coding sequence ATGGATGAGGTTAGGGCGAAAGAACTGCTGCAAAAAGTTGCGGCAGGGGATGAATATGCCTTTGCCCAGCTCTTTGATCTTTATAGGCCGAATATTTATTCGACAGCTTTGCGGCTTACGGGTGAGGTATTTATTGCGGAAGAAATTGCCCAGGATGCTTTTTTGAAGGTTTGGTTAAACAGATTGACTTTGCCTGATATCGTTAATTTTGATGGCTGGTTGTATACGATAGCAAAGAATTTGACTTTTAATGCCATTAAAGGCCTGCAACAAGAAAAGAAGAAGCGTTTGGAAATGGTTCAGGAATCACTTACCGCACACTATCCGCAAACCGATCATTTGGTACAGGAAAAGCAATTTAACGCCATTTTGGAACAAGCGATAGCGCGGCTGCCGCCAAAGCAAAAGCAAACTTATTTGCTGATTAAAAAGCAGGAGATGAAAAGGGAAGAGGTGGCTGCGGAGTTACAGGTATCTGCAGAAACCGTAAAATGGAACCTTGAGCAGGCCATGAAAAGTATCCGTGCATTTTGCCTGGTACACCTGGATGAGGTACCCAGAATTTTTATGTTGTATTATTTTACAAAATATTTTTAG
- a CDS encoding FecR family protein has protein sequence MNKETGRLQQLYKLSMNEEASAAELQEMADLLLMPEHKVLADDLLFNAYMEPKDIKDDVSLSTRLAILQAIFAADRSMATQPVVKQFPFKIWMAAAVLLIAGALAILVNSSRFNGNASKYNGIAAINDIDAGKNGATLTLADGRKIRLSDAVTGKLATEAGVSIVKTREGQLQYSVLLNQQGKEKATFNTLSTARGEMYQVVLPDGSKVWLNASSSLKYPSSFTSVKERRVELVGEAYFEISKVFRKGQKERLPFMVVTKGQSVEVLGTHFNINSYADEPNTKTTLLEGSIRVNPSDVILKPGEQAVVSKTGAVKVGLTDLEGVMAWKNGDFIFSPGDDLKSAMRKIARWYDVEVIYDASAPLGMEPRGWISRKNKLSAVLSRIESTGKVHFKIEGRRVTVMR, from the coding sequence ATGAATAAAGAAACGGGCAGACTACAGCAGTTGTACAAATTGAGCATGAATGAGGAGGCCTCGGCAGCGGAACTGCAGGAAATGGCCGATTTGCTGCTGATGCCTGAGCATAAGGTGCTGGCAGATGACTTGCTTTTTAATGCCTACATGGAGCCTAAAGATATTAAGGATGATGTAAGCTTAAGCACCAGGCTGGCCATTTTGCAGGCTATCTTTGCTGCCGACCGTTCTATGGCCACTCAACCTGTGGTTAAACAGTTCCCTTTCAAAATATGGATGGCCGCTGCAGTTTTACTGATTGCAGGTGCATTGGCCATTCTCGTTAATTCTTCGCGATTTAATGGTAATGCCAGCAAGTATAATGGTATAGCTGCAATAAATGATATTGATGCCGGAAAAAACGGGGCTACGCTTACGCTGGCAGACGGACGGAAAATAAGGCTTTCTGATGCGGTAACCGGAAAGCTGGCCACTGAGGCCGGCGTGAGCATTGTAAAAACCAGGGAGGGCCAACTGCAATATTCTGTGCTCCTGAACCAACAGGGCAAGGAGAAAGCTACCTTCAATACGCTTTCTACGGCCAGGGGAGAAATGTACCAGGTTGTGCTGCCAGATGGATCTAAAGTTTGGCTCAATGCATCATCTTCTTTAAAATATCCTTCTTCTTTTACATCGGTTAAGGAAAGAAGAGTGGAGCTTGTAGGAGAGGCGTATTTTGAAATTTCAAAAGTTTTTAGGAAAGGGCAGAAGGAAAGGCTACCCTTTATGGTGGTTACAAAAGGCCAGTCGGTAGAGGTACTGGGTACACATTTTAACATCAACAGCTATGCTGATGAGCCCAATACGAAAACGACTTTGCTGGAGGGCAGTATACGCGTCAATCCATCAGATGTGATATTAAAACCAGGCGAGCAGGCTGTGGTATCTAAAACGGGCGCTGTTAAAGTAGGGCTTACCGATTTGGAAGGCGTAATGGCCTGGAAAAATGGCGACTTTATATTTAGCCCTGGTGACGACCTGAAATCGGCCATGCGTAAAATAGCGAGATGGTACGATGTTGAGGTGATATACGATGCTTCTGCGCCCTTAGGCATGGAGCCACGGGGATGGATTTCAAGAAAGAATAAGCTCTCTGCTGTGTTAAGCAGAATAGAATCAACAGGAAAAGTTCATTTTAAAATTGAAGGAAGGAGGGTTACTGTAATGAGGTAA
- a CDS encoding SusC/RagA family TonB-linked outer membrane protein gives MYKIYTRKPGIADRYIHKLWMIMRLTTILLIVSLLQVSAAGLAQKVTVVANKAPLENVLRTIRMQSGYDIFYDGKDLVGSAPVNISVHDVSAEQAIMLALEKQALTYTIEGNVVVITRKVPSVLERVVTAFSQMEVQGRVVDEKGNPLSGANIWISGSNRGYGTGESGRFILSDMTGNETLITTYLGYKTDTLKLRGQKNVTIRMQPMVSALAEVAIAVNTGYQELDKQRATGSFGKPDMEVFKNRTGTPDIIGRLEGLVPGLVVVPGPSGKTGSYITSSSGTQRSLVRGKSTVNLQSEPLYVVNGVQVRDLSNFNPDDVMDITVLKDAAASSIYGVQATNGVIVITTKKGNPYSRIKVNYNGYFNFQNRPNFAKSHMLSSSQYIQAARETFDAAVNPLIYMNGSIVAPHEYILYDQEAHKNDPAYVARTNAQLDSLGRIDNKSQILDLWYQNAVVMNHTLSASGGGDAYNFYTSLSYADNQSTTRGTNNNSYRVNFNQTFSPARRLRISLNTSLDNTLSNYDNSASVPSSFIPYQLFKDANGNNIKLNYLKRLSPEVVADYEARSGINLDYSPVDEREAGYNKRNALTINVTGNVNLNIWKGFSFDGTYGYQKGLGKGNSFKDMRDYDARYQVVSLTMPATATSPIKYLLPITGGRYTIDDYEQRNWTLRNQLVYAANPRYGRDNLSVQIGQEVLENLGKRTNSSLLGYDEDLQTYTLLDYVTLRNGVSGTVTGYGGFYDTPYSVMEELTRNTSLFGLFNYTFNGKYSLDASWRKDKSNLFGSEHSMQRKPTYSVGAKWQLKREEFLQGINWLNDLGLRATYGITGNSPYVGASSQFDILGSSNDAVTGASLYLAIPANDKLSFEKTRTTNIGLDFSLFKNRIGGSVDIYDKKTTDLLGSYRTNPLTGTSSTTGNLGNLNNKGIELSLRTENIQTRNFNWSTNFVFSFNKNKLISYVEPQPYMLTGDGRLYAQSVVGYETGALFAYRFAGLDNMGDPQIQLADGTITKSNEQGTVMADDLLYMGTTAPKFNGGLSNTFRYKNLSIAANMVYSLGHVMRRPAYMTFDGRLTAEGFSGNLPQEFMQRWKKPGDEAFTNIPSFVAGYDGYSRRSTQYYTQADINVIDASYIKLRDVTLSYSFATSILRLIRVEAVNVFVQTGNFMIWKANKNGIDPEAAYDYIAGRAGRTFSIGASVTF, from the coding sequence ATGTATAAAATTTATACCAGGAAACCGGGTATAGCAGATCGTTATATCCATAAATTATGGATGATTATGCGCTTAACCACGATACTATTGATTGTAAGCTTACTACAGGTAAGTGCGGCGGGACTTGCACAAAAAGTTACTGTAGTAGCCAATAAAGCACCATTAGAAAATGTTTTAAGAACCATCCGTATGCAAAGCGGTTACGATATTTTTTATGATGGCAAAGATTTAGTGGGCAGCGCTCCGGTAAATATCTCGGTGCACGATGTGTCTGCAGAGCAAGCTATTATGCTGGCGCTGGAAAAACAAGCCTTAACTTATACCATAGAAGGAAATGTGGTGGTGATTACCCGTAAAGTCCCTTCGGTTTTAGAGCGGGTGGTAACTGCTTTTAGCCAGATGGAAGTGCAGGGAAGGGTGGTAGACGAGAAGGGAAATCCACTTTCCGGAGCCAATATATGGATATCTGGTTCAAACAGGGGCTACGGTACTGGTGAATCTGGTCGTTTTATACTTAGCGATATGACGGGCAATGAAACTTTGATTACTACCTATTTGGGCTATAAAACCGATACGCTAAAGTTAAGAGGACAAAAAAATGTGACCATTAGGATGCAGCCCATGGTGTCTGCATTGGCCGAGGTAGCGATTGCAGTAAATACGGGTTATCAGGAACTGGACAAACAAAGGGCTACTGGTTCATTTGGAAAACCGGATATGGAGGTTTTTAAAAACCGTACCGGAACACCTGATATTATAGGCCGGTTGGAAGGTTTGGTTCCAGGTCTGGTGGTTGTTCCGGGACCATCTGGTAAGACCGGTAGTTACATCACCAGTAGTTCGGGTACACAGAGAAGTTTAGTCCGTGGCAAAAGCACTGTGAATTTGCAGTCTGAGCCACTGTATGTGGTTAACGGGGTGCAGGTACGTGACCTCTCTAACTTCAATCCGGATGATGTAATGGACATTACCGTGCTTAAGGATGCCGCCGCATCATCCATTTACGGGGTTCAGGCCACCAATGGCGTAATTGTAATTACCACAAAAAAAGGTAATCCTTATAGTAGGATTAAAGTGAATTATAATGGCTATTTCAATTTCCAGAACCGGCCCAATTTTGCGAAGAGCCACATGCTGAGCAGCAGTCAGTATATCCAGGCGGCAAGGGAAACATTTGACGCAGCTGTTAATCCATTAATTTACATGAACGGATCGATCGTTGCACCACATGAATATATTTTGTACGATCAGGAAGCACACAAAAATGATCCTGCCTATGTAGCAAGAACCAATGCACAGCTGGACAGCCTGGGCAGGATAGACAACAAAAGTCAGATCCTGGATTTATGGTATCAAAATGCCGTTGTAATGAACCATACCTTATCCGCATCTGGTGGTGGGGATGCTTATAATTTTTATACTTCGCTATCTTATGCAGATAACCAAAGTACCACCAGGGGAACGAATAACAATAGTTACCGCGTGAATTTTAACCAGACTTTTAGTCCGGCCAGGCGTTTGAGAATTTCCCTGAATACTTCATTAGACAATACGCTGAGTAATTATGACAATTCTGCCAGCGTACCCAGTAGTTTTATTCCTTATCAGCTGTTTAAAGATGCCAATGGTAACAATATCAAACTGAATTATCTGAAAAGGTTATCGCCCGAGGTTGTTGCTGATTACGAAGCCAGAAGTGGGATTAACCTGGATTATAGTCCGGTGGACGAGCGGGAAGCAGGGTACAATAAAAGAAATGCACTGACCATAAATGTAACGGGTAATGTAAATTTGAACATTTGGAAAGGTTTCAGTTTTGACGGAACCTACGGCTACCAAAAAGGACTTGGGAAAGGAAATTCTTTTAAAGATATGAGGGATTATGACGCCCGGTATCAGGTGGTGAGTTTAACGATGCCTGCCACGGCTACCTCTCCAATTAAATACCTGTTGCCAATAACTGGTGGCCGTTACACAATAGATGATTATGAACAGCGCAACTGGACCTTGAGGAACCAATTGGTATATGCTGCAAATCCGAGATACGGAAGGGATAACTTAAGTGTACAGATTGGACAAGAGGTACTTGAAAATTTAGGTAAACGAACGAATTCATCTTTATTGGGCTATGACGAAGATCTGCAAACCTACACGCTGCTGGACTATGTTACTTTAAGAAATGGAGTAAGCGGCACGGTAACGGGTTACGGCGGTTTTTATGATACGCCTTACAGTGTAATGGAAGAACTTACCCGCAATACTTCTTTATTTGGTTTGTTCAATTATACTTTTAACGGAAAGTATAGCCTGGATGCGAGCTGGAGAAAGGACAAAAGCAACTTATTTGGCTCCGAACACTCGATGCAACGAAAACCAACCTACAGTGTTGGTGCCAAATGGCAGTTGAAAAGGGAGGAATTTTTACAGGGTATAAACTGGCTGAATGATTTGGGTTTAAGGGCAACCTATGGGATTACCGGAAACTCGCCGTATGTAGGCGCATCTTCGCAATTTGATATATTGGGTAGCAGCAATGATGCGGTAACGGGTGCATCACTTTATCTGGCTATACCTGCCAATGATAAACTAAGTTTCGAAAAAACGCGTACCACTAATATAGGCCTGGATTTTAGTTTATTTAAAAACCGGATTGGAGGTTCTGTAGATATATATGATAAAAAAACCACAGATCTGCTGGGCTCTTACCGGACTAATCCGCTTACTGGAACCAGCAGTACGACAGGTAACCTGGGTAATTTAAATAACAAAGGGATTGAGTTGAGTTTACGGACGGAAAATATTCAGACCCGTAATTTTAACTGGTCGACTAATTTTGTATTCAGCTTCAATAAAAATAAACTGATTTCTTATGTTGAACCACAGCCTTACATGTTGACAGGTGATGGCAGGTTGTATGCTCAAAGTGTTGTAGGCTATGAAACAGGGGCATTATTTGCGTACAGATTTGCGGGGCTGGATAACATGGGCGACCCCCAAATTCAGCTGGCCGATGGTACCATAACCAAATCGAACGAGCAAGGAACTGTGATGGCAGATGATTTATTGTACATGGGCACCACCGCACCAAAATTTAATGGTGGATTGAGCAATACTTTCCGGTACAAAAACCTTTCCATTGCCGCTAATATGGTCTATAGTCTTGGACATGTAATGCGGCGACCTGCATATATGACATTTGATGGCAGACTTACTGCAGAGGGTTTTTCCGGTAACTTACCGCAGGAATTTATGCAGCGCTGGAAAAAGCCAGGGGATGAAGCTTTTACCAATATTCCATCTTTTGTAGCCGGGTATGATGGTTATAGCCGTAGAAGTACCCAGTATTACACACAGGCAGACATCAATGTTATTGACGCATCTTATATCAAACTTAGGGATGTGACCCTTTCTTATAGTTTTGCTACATCCATATTGCGGCTGATTAGGGTAGAAGCTGTAAACGTATTTGTGCAAACCGGTAATTTTATGATCTGGAAAGCAAATAAGAATGGCATAGACCCTGAAGCTGCCTATGATTACATTGCCGGACGTGCAGGCAGGACTTTTAGTATTGGAGCCAGTGTTACATTTTAA